The nucleotide sequence AACAATTAATACACAATCACTCGTCACATCACATTGAATTTCATCTAGTTTCAGTTGTACAAAAGTTGTATCATAAAGAATAATcttataatatgtatattgggAAAAAAGATTGATATTTGAATACACACAATATCAAGACCGCATAATATACAATACTCATTCttttatatagtttgttttgctactttatatttttataaataataaattaattacaaaggaagaaaaaaatagaaaactttcaaaatctatttaaatttggaaaatattataagtttgcATTCTTTTCTAAATTGAGGGTATGATGAGATTTCTAAAATGATAAAGCATATGTCATCGATTTAAGTCATAgaatgcataaaaaaaaaaaaaaaaaaaaaaaaaaaaaaaaaaaaaaaNNNNNNNNNNNNNNNNNNNNNNNNNNNNNNNNNNNNNNNNNNNNNNNNNNNNNNNNNNNNNNNNNNNNNNNNNNNNNNNNNNNNNNNNNNNNNNNNNNNNNNNNNNNNNNNNNNNNNNNNNNNNNNNNNNNNNNNNNNNNNNNNNNNNNNNNNNNNNNNNNNNNNNNNNNNNNNNNNNNNNNNNNNNNNNNNNNNNNNNNNNNaaaaaaaaaaaaaaaaaaaaaaaaaaaaaaaaaaaaaaaaaaaaaaaaaaaaaaaaaaaaaaaaaaaaaaaaaaaaaaaaaaaaacgacaaattaacaacaaaaaaaatattattattattgtcatgTTCATTCTAATTAAGTAGTTGGGTTCAGCACATCACTAGCTCGCTGTCTTCCCAAGCACATCGCTTGATTAACATTAACCATGATTATCCGAGATTGATCATAATCGCAGAGCCTTTGGCCTAATCAGAGTCTTCACTCTTCTCTGATGTGGAACACATCATCATTTCTTTACTTGactttaatttttcttctccttttgatATACAGCTGCAGTAAGCTTCTTAAACAGTTGTGTTGCTGCTTGCTTGTACTTGAACAACCAAGTCTTTGTaaactttctctttttctagTGTTCTTGTAGTCGAACTTGTAACAGATCATGTTGGCTATGAATCAATAAATGAGCTTGTGCTGTTAACTTTCTTATGgttatctttttaaaagttgttaaaacaaaactttaatattACACATGACAATATCTAGACAACTTCAcaagaatttaattttagacagcaaaaaaaagtttaaatagtAGAACGAAGTTTAATTAATGATGGTATATTTAGAGAATTAGTAacttaaaattagaattagtattatatttttatatacatattagaattatttttaaaactttttcatttttttataatcatatttttaatttaaaagtttatttaaaaaatcttttgttttatatgtgGCAGAATCTCTAATCGACAAAAAGTTGATAAGTTACAATCACTtgagttactaattttgaaaacgAAGCTTTATATTATAAGATACTAAAACCACTAAGATCTGGTGTTAGTTTGTATGGTGCTACTACTACGACTTACTATAAAAACTCGACAAGCGAGAGTGTCAGAGAGGGAGAATCTGTtctaagaaaaatcaaagaacttGAGAACATTCCTAGAGAGAGATCAGTTGAGAAAGATGGAAAAAATTTTAACGAAGTTGGTGTTTCTGGTTCTATTGCTTCGTCTCTTGCTTCTAAATGGGAGTCTAATTGCACAGTGTTCTGCTATGCAATGGGTTTCCGAAGAAGAACCTTGTTACGGAAGCAGTGCAATAGTACTAGAGCTTCTTGTCAGATGatgatgtttaaaaaattaaatattcatcATCTGAGTACTTGTAtagatcatttttatttaaacattattttctttttttaatagttcattataagattttaaaaataaatattcaaatactGGGCACATCATATAATGTGGTCTTATGTCCATTTTGTGCAACCTCGTCCCCCAACCGTACAAGCCAACACCCACTGAAATTTGAGTGTGTCCGTGCAGGCATGTATGTGTCCTCCCACCTCTAATTTGATCATGTAGAAAATTTTGAGTGGCTTTGTTGTAGTCGCACGTTCAAGGACAGGATCACAAAATATCTTGGCTCATCCAATCATAGTCCGCTTTCTCCCTCGTTGCCTCACTGCATAAACCAGAAGAATATCTTTTACAGGTCTGAAAACAGATTTTAGTTTAAAGATGGGGACATGGAAGAGGGTTTAATAAAAACCTTGCGCAAGCTTGTTAAACGTGGCTGACCATTGCTTCGACGACTTCCTGTACGCTGTCAGTATACGATCCATCTACAGTTGACAACAAAATACACTAATATGAGACAACAAAATACACTAATATGAGACAACAAAATACACTAATatgagacaacaacaacaacagaccCATCAATAGTAGTGAACAATTATGATATGCATCACTATTTACCACATTCCCACATGAAGAGTGCATTGAGAGTAAGGCCCTTTCAAGTACATATAAATCAACAGCTTTGTCTTCAGGTAAGGTCGATGTGACACTCAAGCCGAAATCGATTAGTACCTGACGGAAGACATATCCATTTGTCATGAATCATACGTACGTAACTAATCAAGGGAACATATCAAAATACTTACGAGCTGATTCGTTCCACTTCTGACTAGCATATTTGATGTGGTCAAATCACCGTGAGCCAAACCACCATCATGGAGCTTCGCGATGGCAGCACCAATCTGAGTAGCAACATCATCTAACCGTTCCTCAACAATCCCATTGGCTCCAAAGTCAAGGAAAATGTCCTTAACAGAGTCGCCCTCAATATACTCAAGTGTCAAGGAGTGAAGCAGAGTATCCACGGCATAGAGAACTGGAGTACAAACCCCGAGCTTTCTTGCCTTTGTCATACACCTAGCCTCCTATATTCAACAACATATAAGACGAACACTTAACCTACTTTTCTCCCATGATATaagcaaagaaacaagaataaGGTGATACAGAACAAAACCAACCGCATTCATCCGCTTAAGTGTGAGTTTCGCATCCAAAATCGGGTGTCTGTACTTCTTCGAGAATCGTTCTTTCACGATGGATCTTCTTCCAGCAAATGTAGACTCGAACACCCTCTAAAGATAAAACTGAAAAGACTTAGGCttgccacacacacacaaaaaaaaaaaacgtatacaCTTTTGATTCAACCATATAATACACTTACAGCTTCGGCTCCTTGTTTTATCAGAACAAGAGATTCATTCCCAACATCTCCCTCACAATCCATCCTTAAAAGTTCTCAGGAATCTACCACAACCACCAAAGTCCAACGCAAAGAGAGAAACTTTAACAATTGTTTATAGCTCTAACAATTAAGTGCCTCACAATAATCACCTCTAAACCTAAATCTCCACCAAGTTAAGATCTTTTTACTTCAGATAACAAATGCGTTGTGATTGTGAATTAAACTAATTGATTCTGTATCTTAGCTACATAT is from Camelina sativa cultivar DH55 chromosome 20, Cs, whole genome shotgun sequence and encodes:
- the LOC104771098 gene encoding TP53-regulating kinase, encoding MDCEGDVGNESLVLIKQGAEARVFESTFAGRRSIVKERFSKKYRHPILDAKLTLKRMNAEARCMTKARKLGVCTPVLYAVDTLLHSLTLEYIEGDSVKDIFLDFGANGIVEERLDDVATQIGAAIAKLHDGGLAHGDLTTSNMLVRSGTNQLVLIDFGLSVTSTLPEDKAVDLYVLERALLSMHSSCGNVMDRILTAYRKSSKQWSATFNKLAQVRQRGRKRTMIG